A window of Roseovarius sp. THAF27 contains these coding sequences:
- a CDS encoding carboxypeptidase M32 — MSLPTAYDSLMAYERETQALARIAGRLGWDQETVMPRGAAGQRAEESGAMESVLHARRTNPQVGEWLEQAVAPDEDGAAQLRLIRRSYDRAVKVPSELATALARLTSRSQGIWAEARANDDVAAFLPTLAEVVKLRREEASALAEGGDLYDALVDDFEPNGKAAEFARIFDEMRPGLVALRERALTAPPVAPLSARFDMDKQMVLGQELARTFGYDLTRGRIDRAVHPFSSGSGDDVRITTRTVEDDPFNCIYSTIHEVGHACYEQGIDETFLLTPAGQGVSMGVHESQSRIYENQLGRSRAFCGYLYGQMRDVFGDFGVADEDAFYALVNRVHRGYIRTEADEVQYNLHIMLRFDLERALFSDDLQVEDLEAAWNDRFKSDFGYDVDRPSHGVLQDVHWSVGLFGYFPTYSLGNVYAGCLHEALRRDVPDLDDQLSVGDLSAATGWLKERVQRNGGRFEPKDVITRACGAAPSAAPLMSYLETKFGALAGG, encoded by the coding sequence ATGAGCTTGCCGACCGCATACGACTCGCTCATGGCCTATGAGCGTGAAACCCAGGCGCTAGCCCGCATCGCCGGGCGGCTGGGCTGGGACCAGGAAACCGTCATGCCGCGCGGGGCCGCAGGACAGCGGGCCGAGGAAAGCGGTGCGATGGAAAGCGTCCTGCACGCGCGGCGCACAAACCCGCAGGTTGGCGAGTGGCTGGAACAGGCCGTCGCGCCTGACGAGGACGGCGCCGCGCAGCTGCGCTTGATCCGACGCAGCTACGATCGCGCGGTCAAGGTGCCGTCCGAACTCGCCACGGCCCTCGCGCGACTGACCAGCCGATCCCAGGGCATCTGGGCCGAGGCGCGCGCCAATGACGACGTGGCCGCATTCCTGCCCACGCTGGCCGAGGTGGTCAAACTGCGGCGCGAAGAGGCTTCTGCACTGGCAGAGGGCGGCGATCTCTATGACGCGCTGGTCGATGATTTCGAGCCTAACGGCAAGGCGGCCGAATTCGCGCGAATCTTCGACGAGATGCGGCCCGGGCTGGTCGCGCTACGGGAACGTGCCTTGACCGCACCCCCCGTGGCGCCCCTGTCGGCCAGGTTCGACATGGATAAACAGATGGTTCTCGGTCAGGAATTGGCCCGCACGTTCGGCTACGACCTGACGCGCGGGCGTATCGACCGCGCGGTGCATCCATTTTCCAGCGGCTCGGGCGACGACGTCCGCATCACCACCCGCACCGTAGAGGACGATCCGTTCAACTGCATTTATTCCACGATCCACGAGGTCGGTCACGCCTGTTACGAACAGGGCATCGACGAGACCTTCCTGCTGACCCCGGCGGGGCAGGGCGTGTCGATGGGCGTGCATGAAAGCCAAAGCCGGATTTACGAGAACCAGCTGGGCCGTAGCCGTGCCTTCTGCGGGTATCTTTACGGACAGATGCGCGACGTCTTCGGAGACTTCGGCGTGGCGGACGAGGACGCGTTCTATGCGCTCGTGAACCGCGTCCATCGCGGCTATATCCGGACCGAGGCCGACGAGGTTCAATACAACCTTCATATCATGCTGAGGTTTGATCTCGAGCGGGCACTGTTTTCAGATGACCTTCAGGTCGAGGACCTAGAGGCGGCCTGGAACGACCGTTTCAAAAGCGATTTCGGGTATGACGTGGACCGGCCCTCACATGGCGTGTTGCAGGATGTCCATTGGTCCGTGGGCCTCTTCGGATATTTCCCGACTTACAGCCTGGGCAATGTCTATGCCGGTTGCCTGCACGAGGCGCTGCGCCGGGATGTCCCCGATCTGGACGATCAACTGTCCGTGGGGGACCTCTCTGCGGCGACGGGTTGGCTGAAAGAGCGGGTTCAACGGAATGGGGGCCGATTCGAGCCGAAGGACGTCATCACGCGCGCCTGTGGTGCCGCCCCGTCTGCCGCGCCCCTGATGAGCTATCTGGAAACCAAGTTCGGTGCGCTTGCAGGCGGCTGA
- a CDS encoding SDR family NAD(P)-dependent oxidoreductase produces the protein MQITETAAIITGGASGLGEATARHFRAHGAQVTLLDRDADRGAAVAAEIGAAFAETDVTDEASVKAAISTAKREMGRITAAVNCAGIATGEKTLGREGPHSLDGFRRTIDINLIGTFNVARLAAEEIAQNAAAPDGTRGVIINTASIAAYEGQKGQTAYAASKGGIVGLSVPMARDLSRAGIRVMAIAPGIFATPMLKGLPQDVQDGLAQDVTFPKRLGDPDEYASLARFIVECDYLNGEVIRLDGALRMQ, from the coding sequence ATGCAGATCACTGAAACCGCCGCGATCATCACCGGAGGCGCCTCGGGCCTGGGCGAAGCGACGGCACGGCATTTTCGCGCTCATGGCGCCCAGGTGACGCTGCTGGATCGCGACGCTGATCGCGGAGCGGCGGTGGCAGCCGAAATCGGCGCGGCTTTCGCAGAGACGGACGTGACGGATGAGGCCTCGGTCAAGGCTGCCATTTCCACCGCCAAGCGCGAGATGGGGCGCATCACCGCCGCCGTCAATTGCGCCGGCATCGCCACCGGGGAAAAGACGCTGGGCCGCGAGGGTCCGCACAGCCTGGACGGATTCCGCCGGACGATCGACATCAACCTGATCGGAACCTTCAACGTGGCCCGGTTGGCCGCCGAGGAAATCGCGCAGAACGCTGCGGCCCCGGACGGCACGCGCGGCGTGATCATCAACACCGCGTCGATCGCCGCCTACGAAGGCCAGAAGGGCCAGACCGCCTATGCCGCCTCGAAAGGCGGCATCGTGGGATTGTCGGTCCCCATGGCGCGGGACCTGAGCCGCGCCGGTATCCGGGTGATGGCAATTGCCCCGGGCATATTCGCCACGCCCATGCTGAAGGGACTGCCGCAGGACGTGCAGGACGGGCTGGCGCAGGATGTCACCTTTCCCAAGCGGCTGGGCGACCCGGACGAATACGCGTCGCTGGCGCGCTTCATCGTCGAATGCGATTATCTCAACGGCGAGGTCATCCGGCTGGACGGCGCGTTGCGGATGCAGTGA
- a CDS encoding AbrB family transcriptional regulator, translating to MHSLLTTFILLALACVAAFAAQAMGFPLPFMIGPLALSGAVATIFSTRLPTGYRFPPQLRLVFISIIGLMIGAQVTPDLFGEASRLAISFLALTLFVVVAHAYGYAILRFIGGYDRPTAFYGSAPGGLFESIALGEEAGADPARLTLQQFLRIISVVTLLPIGLSLWVGHPVGSSSGVTLARGDVPWQAFPCIAVAGGTGLALGQLLRLPAKQLTGPLAVAALLSLTGLYHVDVPQWLVNVAQIVVGTALGMRFSGLSGGLVLRGIGLTILCVGGMMGLAIIFALALMQALDQPFDVLLISFAPGGVTEMSLVALSLSANPAFVTLHHIFRILITVVSLGLSASFLRRKL from the coding sequence ATGCACTCCCTGCTGACCACGTTCATCCTGCTTGCGCTGGCCTGTGTCGCGGCATTCGCGGCACAGGCCATGGGGTTTCCGCTGCCCTTCATGATCGGCCCACTGGCGCTGTCCGGGGCTGTCGCGACCATTTTTTCCACGCGCTTGCCAACGGGTTATCGGTTTCCACCGCAGCTCCGGCTGGTGTTCATCTCGATCATCGGTCTGATGATCGGGGCGCAGGTGACGCCGGACCTTTTCGGCGAGGCGTCGCGCCTGGCGATTAGCTTTCTGGCACTGACGCTGTTCGTGGTCGTGGCTCATGCCTACGGATATGCCATCCTGCGGTTCATCGGAGGATATGATCGCCCCACCGCCTTTTACGGCTCGGCCCCCGGAGGTCTGTTCGAGTCGATCGCCCTGGGCGAGGAAGCTGGCGCCGACCCCGCCCGCCTGACCTTGCAACAGTTTCTGCGAATCATCTCCGTGGTCACGCTGTTACCGATCGGCCTGTCGCTCTGGGTCGGGCACCCGGTGGGCAGTTCTTCGGGCGTCACGCTGGCCCGGGGCGACGTGCCGTGGCAAGCGTTTCCCTGTATTGCCGTCGCCGGCGGGACGGGTCTTGCCCTTGGCCAGTTGCTTCGATTGCCGGCCAAGCAATTGACCGGGCCTCTTGCGGTGGCGGCGCTCTTGTCGCTGACCGGGCTGTACCATGTCGATGTGCCGCAATGGCTGGTGAACGTGGCGCAGATCGTTGTCGGAACAGCCCTTGGCATGCGATTTTCGGGATTGTCCGGCGGGCTGGTCCTGCGCGGGATTGGGCTGACGATATTGTGCGTCGGCGGGATGATGGGGCTTGCGATCATCTTCGCTCTGGCCCTGATGCAAGCGCTTGACCAGCCTTTCGATGTCTTGCTGATCAGCTTTGCCCCGGGAGGTGTCACCGAGATGTCCCTCGTGGCGCTCAGCCTGTCGGCCAATCCGGCTTTCGTGACGCTGCACCACATCTTTCGTATTCTGATCACCGTCGTGAGCCTGGGACTGAGCGCCAGCTTCCTGCGCCGCAAGCTTTGA
- a CDS encoding xanthine dehydrogenase family protein molybdopterin-binding subunit, with protein MSRAGKIARRSFLVGAVAAAGGVAFGVWRYRTPYANPLLAGLNDGEAALTPYVLIRPDGITLITPRADKGQGAYQVQAMLLAEELDVRPDQVSVDPGPPDVAYWNRALAEETAAFLVPGDGLAQDAAETVVSAASKFLGLQITGGSTTTPDGFDKLRAAGASARETLKAAAARATGHAVDTLSTRDGAVLLPDGSKLAYTDLAAQLAEIEPVTDVALRQPSEWRLIGHATPRLDMVAKSTGTQGYGIDVELPGMVHATVVLNPAQNGALGSYDTGETFKIPGVQSVVEITGGLGVVADTTWTAFKGARALAVSWPDGPVPPNMDDHWQALSDSFDDDALDSRKRDDGDVEAAIAARAGNVIEAEYRAPYLAHAPLEPVNATVRVDEDSVEIWTGTQIPRFVLANVARITGVAEENITLNVQMIGGSFGHRLEDTVVRHATEIAMEMRGTPVKLTYSREEDMTHDFPRQIAMGRMRGTVRDGRVEAFELGIAMPSVILSQMARQGQSVPGPDSQIVAGAFEQPFALPHQRVTGYRAPLLAPISSWRSVGASTNGFFYNAGLDELIHAAGADPLEERLRLCNDPLARAVLEAVGEMSDWTGPNLGDGVGRGVAFTKSFGVPCAEVVEVETTQSGLRIRRAWVAAEVGTVVDPLNFENQVAGGVIFGLGHAMNCEITYADGRAEQQNFDSFQAMRLYQTPRIEVRGLENGDRVRGVGEPPVPPAAPALAAAIFAATGTRLREMPFSKFVDFA; from the coding sequence ATGAGCCGGGCCGGAAAAATAGCGCGCCGAAGCTTCCTTGTCGGGGCCGTGGCAGCCGCGGGGGGCGTGGCCTTTGGCGTCTGGCGCTACAGGACGCCCTACGCCAATCCGCTTCTGGCTGGTCTCAACGATGGCGAGGCGGCACTGACGCCATACGTGCTGATCCGTCCTGACGGGATCACCCTGATCACACCCCGCGCCGACAAGGGCCAGGGCGCCTACCAGGTGCAGGCCATGCTGCTGGCCGAGGAACTGGACGTCAGGCCGGATCAGGTCTCGGTCGATCCCGGCCCGCCTGACGTGGCCTATTGGAACCGGGCGCTGGCCGAGGAAACCGCGGCCTTCCTCGTTCCAGGGGACGGCCTTGCACAAGACGCGGCCGAGACGGTCGTCTCCGCCGCATCCAAGTTCCTGGGTTTGCAGATCACCGGCGGCTCCACCACCACCCCCGACGGGTTCGACAAGCTGCGGGCCGCAGGCGCCTCCGCGCGTGAGACGCTCAAGGCTGCCGCCGCCCGCGCGACGGGCCATGCGGTCGATACGCTCTCGACAAGGGATGGTGCGGTGCTGCTGCCGGACGGATCGAAGCTGGCCTATACGGATCTTGCCGCGCAGCTGGCCGAAATCGAGCCCGTCACGGATGTCGCGTTGCGACAGCCCTCCGAATGGCGGCTGATCGGTCATGCGACGCCGCGGCTGGACATGGTGGCGAAATCGACGGGAACGCAGGGTTACGGGATAGATGTCGAACTGCCGGGCATGGTTCATGCCACGGTCGTTCTGAACCCCGCGCAGAACGGGGCCCTGGGCAGTTACGACACCGGCGAAACCTTCAAGATTCCCGGCGTTCAGTCCGTGGTCGAGATCACCGGCGGGCTGGGCGTTGTCGCCGACACCACATGGACCGCCTTCAAGGGCGCACGTGCTCTGGCCGTAAGCTGGCCAGACGGCCCGGTGCCGCCGAACATGGACGATCACTGGCAAGCCTTGTCGGACAGTTTCGACGACGACGCCCTGGACAGCCGCAAACGCGATGACGGAGACGTCGAAGCAGCGATTGCCGCGCGCGCTGGCAACGTGATCGAGGCCGAGTACCGTGCGCCCTACCTTGCCCACGCGCCGCTGGAGCCCGTCAATGCGACCGTCCGCGTCGACGAGGATTCGGTCGAGATATGGACAGGGACGCAGATACCGCGCTTCGTTCTGGCCAATGTGGCGCGGATCACTGGCGTTGCGGAAGAGAACATAACTCTCAACGTGCAGATGATCGGCGGAAGTTTCGGCCACCGGCTCGAAGATACAGTGGTCAGGCACGCCACCGAGATCGCGATGGAGATGAGGGGCACCCCGGTCAAGCTGACCTATTCGCGAGAGGAAGACATGACCCATGACTTCCCGCGCCAGATCGCGATGGGCAGAATGCGCGGCACCGTGCGCGACGGCCGCGTCGAGGCGTTCGAACTTGGCATCGCCATGCCCTCGGTCATCCTGTCCCAGATGGCACGGCAGGGCCAAAGCGTGCCCGGCCCCGACAGCCAGATCGTGGCCGGGGCGTTCGAGCAGCCTTTCGCCCTGCCCCATCAACGCGTGACGGGCTACCGTGCTCCGCTCTTGGCACCGATCAGTTCCTGGCGGTCGGTCGGTGCCTCCACGAACGGGTTTTTCTACAATGCGGGGCTGGACGAGCTGATCCATGCCGCAGGCGCCGACCCGCTGGAAGAACGGCTTCGGCTTTGTAACGATCCGCTGGCCCGCGCAGTGCTGGAGGCCGTGGGAGAGATGAGCGACTGGACAGGCCCCAATCTCGGCGATGGCGTGGGCCGGGGCGTGGCCTTCACCAAGTCCTTCGGCGTGCCTTGCGCCGAGGTGGTCGAGGTCGAAACGACGCAATCCGGCCTGCGAATCCGCCGCGCCTGGGTCGCTGCCGAAGTGGGCACGGTGGTCGATCCGCTGAATTTCGAGAACCAGGTCGCCGGCGGTGTCATATTCGGACTGGGCCACGCGATGAATTGTGAAATCACCTATGCCGACGGCCGCGCCGAACAGCAGAATTTCGACAGCTTCCAGGCGATGCGCCTGTACCAGACGCCCCGGATCGAGGTGCGCGGCCTGGAAAACGGCGACAGAGTGCGCGGCGTCGGCGAACCGCCGGTACCACCCGCCGCCCCGGCCCTGGCGGCGGCCATTTTCGCCGCCACCGGCACGCGCCTGCGGGAAATGCCGTTCAGCAAGTTCGTCGATTTCGCGTGA
- a CDS encoding (2Fe-2S)-binding protein yields the protein MKLTVDGTVHDIDVAEDMPLLWVLRDLLGKTGVKYGCGIAQCGACTVHIDGEAVRSCQVPAQDVWGAVTTIHGLGTPESPHPVQQAWIETQVAQCGYCQSGQIMQAAALLSEMPDPSDEEIDDALSGNLCRCGTYPRIRAAVRVAAAKLKNA from the coding sequence ATGAAATTGACCGTAGACGGCACGGTGCACGATATCGACGTCGCCGAGGATATGCCGCTGCTCTGGGTGCTGCGCGACCTACTGGGCAAGACCGGCGTTAAATATGGCTGCGGGATCGCCCAATGCGGTGCGTGCACCGTTCATATTGATGGCGAGGCCGTGCGATCCTGCCAGGTTCCGGCGCAGGATGTCTGGGGTGCTGTCACCACGATCCATGGGCTTGGCACTCCCGAGTCGCCCCACCCGGTCCAGCAAGCCTGGATCGAGACGCAGGTGGCGCAATGCGGATACTGTCAATCCGGCCAAATCATGCAGGCCGCGGCACTGCTGTCGGAAATGCCCGACCCGAGCGATGAGGAGATCGACGACGCCCTGTCCGGCAATCTTTGCCGCTGCGGCACCTATCCGCGCATTCGCGCCGCCGTCAGGGTCGCGGCTGCAAAGCTGAAGAACGCCTAG
- a CDS encoding site-specific integrase, with product MLSHPVLSLLPAVGGKFGGTKKVGNLTAKKVNAATEGVLFDGEGLYLRVKNGGSQKSWVLRTTFQRRRIDVGLGSARLFSLAEAREEARRLRKEARLGTDPRRARRCDQLTFRQAAHRVHKKIGETLSNDKARAQWFTTIETYALPILGRLPIKDVTRADVLRVLEPIWTTKHVTAKRLSQRLARIFDWAKGAGHYHDENPLTGIKASLPTVKRKAKHHAAMPWQNVPAFFGELGTREGVSARCLELIILTGVRSGEARGARWEEFDMEEGVWTIPAERMKARETHRVPLTEEAKAVVEQLRGLHGDVVFPNRQGRVASDMVFKALLKRMKCEGFTVHGFRSSFRDWAGESAHADRVVAEKVLAHAVGDDTERAYARSDLFDRRRELLEIWSQYVTGKSGDVIKLARR from the coding sequence ATGCTGTCCCACCCTGTCTTATCACTTCTCCCGGCTGTTGGGGGAAAATTTGGGGGAACGAAAAAGGTGGGAAACCTAACTGCCAAAAAAGTGAATGCTGCCACGGAAGGTGTACTGTTCGATGGCGAGGGTCTGTACCTGCGGGTGAAGAACGGCGGGTCTCAAAAATCGTGGGTGCTGCGCACTACGTTCCAGCGACGGCGGATAGACGTGGGGCTTGGGTCTGCCCGTCTGTTCTCCCTTGCCGAGGCACGCGAGGAAGCGAGGCGGTTGCGCAAAGAGGCGCGGCTGGGCACCGATCCGCGCCGGGCACGGCGCTGCGATCAACTGACGTTCCGGCAAGCTGCGCACCGGGTGCACAAGAAGATTGGTGAGACGCTATCCAATGACAAGGCGCGGGCGCAGTGGTTCACCACCATTGAGACGTACGCACTGCCGATCTTGGGCAGGCTGCCCATCAAGGACGTCACGCGGGCGGACGTGCTGCGGGTGTTGGAGCCGATCTGGACCACCAAGCACGTGACGGCAAAACGGCTGAGCCAGCGGTTGGCCCGGATATTCGACTGGGCCAAGGGCGCAGGGCACTACCACGACGAAAACCCGCTGACCGGCATCAAGGCATCGCTGCCCACGGTCAAGCGCAAGGCCAAGCACCACGCTGCCATGCCGTGGCAAAACGTGCCTGCCTTCTTTGGAGAGTTGGGCACGCGCGAGGGCGTATCGGCCCGCTGCTTGGAACTGATCATCCTGACCGGCGTGAGGTCTGGCGAGGCGCGGGGCGCACGGTGGGAGGAGTTCGACATGGAGGAGGGCGTGTGGACCATCCCGGCGGAACGCATGAAGGCACGGGAAACGCACCGGGTGCCTTTGACGGAGGAAGCCAAGGCGGTGGTAGAGCAACTGCGCGGCCTGCATGGCGACGTGGTGTTCCCAAACCGGCAAGGCAGGGTTGCCAGCGACATGGTGTTCAAGGCGTTGCTCAAGCGCATGAAGTGCGAGGGCTTCACGGTGCACGGGTTCCGTAGTTCGTTCCGTGACTGGGCCGGGGAGAGTGCCCACGCCGACCGCGTTGTGGCGGAAAAAGTGCTGGCGCACGCGGTGGGTGACGACACCGAACGGGCCTACGCGCGGTCCGACCTTTTTGACCGCCGCCGCGAACTGCTTGAAATCTGGTCACAATACGTCACGGGCAAGTCTGGCGACGTGATCAAACTGGCCAGACGCTAG
- a CDS encoding AlpA family transcriptional regulator, which yields MQTQLINDKDAAAMLGCARSTFWRWVSSGVMPQPIKLGGMARWYQSEIEQTIAAAAEKSRGPKPAPNVRRRRTA from the coding sequence ATGCAGACCCAGCTTATCAACGACAAGGACGCGGCGGCCATGCTGGGCTGCGCCCGGTCCACTTTCTGGCGGTGGGTGTCTAGCGGCGTCATGCCCCAGCCGATCAAACTGGGCGGCATGGCCCGGTGGTATCAATCCGAAATCGAGCAAACGATTGCGGCGGCGGCTGAAAAAAGCCGTGGCCCAAAACCCGCACCCAACGTGCGCCGTAGGAGGACTGCATGA
- a CDS encoding terminase TerL endonuclease subunit — MEVRVARWLAKTFVIPSGISQGQPFELQPFQMELLREFFAKDGQSPKWRAIAYSIARKQGKTMLMAALFLALMCPDSPAHQPNFRGSIAAPSERHALFVPNAMRDLMEAAGRAEELKRRADPKPGIIYIGNATLLLSTGTRSQGHGQDCDLICIDECGLLSQNQTEMVDGMTDAIATRDGQILYVGTRGDGAFFNDILDNPDPRTCVILYAADKGDDMSDPAVWRKANPGLGTIKPVRFMKDAHDKAEQSGSMTAFGAWNLNMPLTPGRELLIDYETLAKAYRKDAEPIPGEPVHIGIDLGGSASMTAATVAYETSGIIKVLGAFPGAALSLEERGKRDLVGDLWARCAAAGELIETSGSVSDLAEFLPELIERVGPHPVRSVSCDRYRQAEFETALARSRIAWPIIYRGTGPKDGDADIRATRRLFIAGAVTLKRSLLLEGSLAEADVKVSTTGACQLQRAHQTARIDVVSSLVLACSAMLRARDAVKPEYTVEVL; from the coding sequence ATGGAGGTGCGTGTTGCCCGGTGGCTGGCTAAAACGTTCGTGATCCCGTCCGGTATCAGCCAAGGCCAGCCGTTTGAGTTGCAGCCCTTCCAGATGGAACTGCTGCGCGAGTTTTTCGCCAAGGACGGGCAATCCCCCAAATGGCGGGCCATTGCTTACAGCATCGCCCGGAAGCAGGGTAAGACCATGCTCATGGCCGCGCTGTTTCTGGCGCTCATGTGCCCTGACAGCCCGGCGCACCAGCCGAACTTTCGGGGCAGTATCGCGGCCCCGTCCGAACGCCATGCCTTGTTCGTGCCCAACGCCATGCGCGACCTTATGGAAGCCGCCGGGCGGGCGGAGGAATTGAAGCGCAGGGCGGACCCTAAGCCGGGCATCATCTACATCGGAAACGCCACGCTGTTGCTATCCACCGGCACACGTTCGCAGGGGCACGGTCAGGACTGTGACCTGATCTGCATAGACGAGTGTGGGCTTCTATCGCAGAACCAGACCGAAATGGTTGACGGTATGACAGACGCAATCGCTACGCGTGACGGCCAAATCCTGTATGTTGGGACGCGAGGCGACGGCGCGTTTTTCAACGACATTCTGGACAACCCGGACCCGCGCACCTGCGTCATACTCTACGCCGCCGACAAGGGCGACGACATGTCGGACCCCGCCGTGTGGCGGAAGGCGAACCCCGGCCTTGGGACCATCAAGCCTGTCCGTTTCATGAAGGATGCGCACGACAAGGCGGAGCAATCGGGCAGCATGACTGCCTTTGGCGCGTGGAACCTCAACATGCCTTTGACGCCCGGCAGGGAATTGCTGATCGACTACGAAACACTTGCCAAGGCGTATCGTAAAGACGCTGAACCGATCCCCGGTGAGCCGGTGCATATCGGCATCGACCTTGGCGGGTCTGCCAGCATGACAGCGGCCACGGTGGCCTACGAAACCTCTGGCATCATCAAGGTGCTGGGGGCGTTTCCCGGCGCGGCGTTGTCCCTTGAAGAACGCGGCAAGCGCGATCTGGTGGGGGACCTATGGGCGAGGTGCGCCGCCGCCGGGGAACTCATTGAGACGAGCGGTTCCGTCTCCGATCTGGCGGAGTTTCTGCCGGAGTTGATTGAGCGCGTCGGCCCGCACCCGGTGCGTTCGGTGTCCTGCGACCGATACCGGCAGGCGGAGTTTGAAACGGCCCTCGCGCGGTCGCGCATTGCATGGCCAATCATCTATCGCGGCACCGGCCCCAAAGACGGCGACGCCGACATTCGCGCGACGCGCCGTCTTTTCATCGCCGGGGCGGTCACGCTCAAGCGTTCATTGCTTTTGGAGGGCAGTCTTGCGGAGGCGGACGTGAAGGTTTCGACCACCGGAGCGTGCCAGCTGCAACGTGCCCACCAGACGGCGCGGATAGACGTGGTTTCCAGTCTTGTACTGGCGTGCAGCGCGATGCTGCGGGCGCGGGATGCGGTCAAACCGGAATACACCGTGGAGGTGCTTTAG
- a CDS encoding HNH endonuclease signature motif containing protein produces MAGDVDHVVPRSAINACGIGVFDPSNCQYLCQSCHSTKTNAERNAGREKRARVPRRTALKGRGAFLDAAGITPQIEQEETPC; encoded by the coding sequence ATGGCTGGCGACGTGGACCACGTGGTGCCCCGGTCCGCAATCAACGCTTGCGGCATCGGGGTGTTTGACCCCTCCAACTGCCAGTACCTTTGCCAGTCCTGCCACAGCACCAAGACCAATGCGGAACGCAACGCGGGCCGCGAGAAGCGGGCGCGTGTGCCCCGCCGAACCGCCTTAAAGGGACGAGGTGCATTCCTCGACGCTGCGGGCATCACACCTCAAATCGAGCAAGAGGAAACACCATGTTGA